In Mycobacterium gallinarum, a single window of DNA contains:
- a CDS encoding TetR/AcrR family transcriptional regulator, translated as MSQKSQPDPRVGHSRRVICRAALEEFAETGYAGFRMESVAARAGVGRSTLYRHWPDKAALIADALETLNVQPNPDRELVAGTARQRVELLLSHLVRALNDSPVAACIPALIQATENEPAIREFFHRYSAQRRHRLTDAIAAGVTDGQFPARVDAEAASAALSGAVFYRRLMTDDVADAEFIGALIDTVLGD; from the coding sequence GCGGGTGATATGCCGCGCTGCCCTCGAAGAGTTCGCAGAGACGGGATACGCGGGCTTCCGGATGGAGTCGGTGGCTGCGCGAGCAGGCGTCGGACGCAGCACGCTGTACCGGCACTGGCCCGACAAGGCCGCGTTGATCGCCGATGCGCTGGAGACCCTCAACGTGCAACCGAATCCCGACCGCGAACTCGTCGCCGGCACGGCCCGGCAACGCGTCGAGTTGCTGCTGAGCCATCTGGTCCGCGCACTCAACGACTCGCCGGTGGCAGCGTGTATCCCGGCACTGATTCAAGCGACGGAAAACGAACCGGCCATTCGCGAGTTCTTTCACCGCTATTCGGCTCAGCGGCGCCATCGCCTGACCGACGCCATCGCCGCCGGCGTAACCGATGGGCAGTTTCCGGCACGCGTCGATGCGGAGGCCGCCTCCGCGGCGCTGTCCGGCGCGGTGTTCTACCGACGACTGATGACGGATGACGTCGCCGATGCCGAGTTCATCGGCGCATTGATCGACACCGTTCTCGGAGACTGA
- the recN gene encoding DNA repair protein RecN: MLSEIRIESLGAISTATAEFGRGLTVLTGETGTGKTMVVTSLHLLGGARADATRVRSGAPRAVVEGRFTTSELGEDVTAQIDEILDSSGAERDDDGSVIAARSVARDGPSRAFLGGRSVPAKSLGTFTTELLTLHGQNDQLRLMRPDEQRGALDRFVDIEKQLKRYQKLREEWLAARRDLVDRTQRARELAQEADQLKFALNEIDSVAPQPGEDHGLVADIQRLSELDAVREAGQTARAALTGDDDPSPESVSAFGAAGQAKSALEATEDTTLRALAAQLDGALAVIGDVASELGDYLAELPSDASTLEAKLLRQSELRTLTRKYAADIDGVLQWAQQSRDRLTQLDVSEEALADLERQVRALHDEVVVAANDLTKARTKAAKGLSKAVTAELSGLAMADAEFTVSVAPLAARVDDTAPLTVSPGVMAHAGQHGVDAVEFGFAAHRGMDVLPLNKSASGGELSRVMLALEVVLAASTEGTTMVFDEVDAGVGGRAAVQIGRRLCRLARTHQVIVVTHLPQVAAYADVHLMVSSGGKGTASGVHRLDDDDRVAELARMLAGLGESDSGRAHARELLEAAQQDRGDSA; this comes from the coding sequence GTGCTATCCGAGATACGCATCGAGTCGCTCGGCGCGATCAGCACCGCGACCGCCGAGTTCGGTCGCGGTCTCACCGTGCTCACCGGCGAGACGGGCACGGGCAAGACCATGGTGGTCACCAGTCTGCACCTGCTCGGCGGTGCGCGCGCCGATGCCACGCGGGTGCGGTCGGGTGCGCCCCGCGCCGTCGTCGAGGGCCGGTTCACGACAAGTGAACTGGGAGAAGACGTTACGGCACAGATTGACGAGATCCTCGATTCCTCGGGGGCCGAGCGTGACGACGACGGCAGCGTCATCGCTGCCCGCTCTGTCGCTCGTGACGGCCCGTCGCGGGCCTTCCTCGGCGGACGCAGCGTGCCCGCGAAATCGCTGGGAACCTTCACCACCGAATTGCTCACCTTGCACGGTCAGAACGACCAGCTGCGGCTGATGCGTCCCGACGAGCAACGCGGGGCACTGGACCGTTTCGTCGACATCGAGAAGCAGCTCAAGCGCTACCAGAAGCTCCGCGAAGAGTGGCTGGCCGCCCGCCGCGACCTCGTCGACCGCACGCAGCGGGCGCGCGAACTCGCCCAAGAAGCCGACCAGCTCAAGTTCGCCCTGAACGAGATTGACAGCGTTGCACCGCAACCCGGTGAGGACCATGGGCTCGTCGCCGATATCCAGCGGCTGTCGGAGCTGGACGCGGTACGGGAAGCGGGGCAGACCGCACGGGCGGCGCTGACCGGGGACGACGATCCGTCGCCCGAAAGTGTGTCCGCGTTCGGCGCTGCGGGACAGGCGAAGTCGGCATTGGAGGCGACTGAAGATACGACGCTGCGGGCGCTGGCCGCACAACTCGATGGTGCCCTTGCGGTGATCGGCGACGTGGCAAGCGAACTCGGCGATTATCTGGCGGAGCTGCCCAGTGACGCTAGTACCCTCGAGGCGAAGTTGCTGCGGCAGAGCGAGCTGCGCACGCTGACACGCAAGTACGCTGCCGACATCGACGGTGTGCTGCAGTGGGCGCAACAATCGCGGGACCGGCTGACGCAGCTCGACGTGTCCGAGGAAGCGCTCGCCGATCTGGAACGTCAGGTCCGCGCGCTGCACGATGAGGTCGTCGTCGCCGCCAACGACCTCACCAAGGCGCGGACCAAAGCGGCCAAGGGGCTGTCCAAGGCGGTGACCGCCGAACTGTCGGGGCTGGCGATGGCCGACGCCGAGTTCACGGTGTCGGTGGCGCCGCTGGCCGCACGCGTCGATGACACCGCACCACTGACCGTGTCCCCGGGTGTGATGGCTCACGCCGGCCAGCACGGCGTCGACGCCGTCGAGTTCGGCTTCGCCGCGCACCGCGGCATGGATGTGCTTCCGCTGAACAAGAGCGCGTCCGGCGGTGAGTTGTCGCGCGTCATGCTCGCGCTCGAGGTCGTGCTGGCCGCTTCGACCGAGGGCACGACGATGGTCTTCGACGAGGTCGACGCGGGAGTGGGCGGGCGCGCGGCGGTGCAGATCGGTCGTCGACTGTGCCGGTTGGCCAGAACGCACCAGGTCATCGTCGTCACTCACCTGCCCCAGGTGGCCGCCTACGCCGATGTGCACCTGATGGTGTCCAGCGGCGGAAAGGGCACGGCCAGCGGCGTGCACCGGTTGGACGACGACGACCGCGTGGCTGAACTCGCGCGGATGCTGGCGGGCCTTGGCGAATCCGACAGCGGCCGTGCGCATGCCCGTGAACTGCTGGAGGCGGCGCAGCAAGACCGGGGCGATAGCGCCTAG
- a CDS encoding NAD kinase produces the protein MSAERNILLVVHTGRDEATDVARRVHKVLGDNGIRLRVLSAEAVDRAPEHLSPDDAQALGSGIEVVDAEEAVAEGCELVLVLGGDGSFLRGAELARNVEIPVLGVNLGRIGFLAEAEAENIDSVLDHLIKRDYRVEERMTLDVVVRAEGEIIDRGWALNEASLEKGPRLGVLGAVLEVDGRPVSAFGCDGVLVATPTGSTAWAFSAGGPIVWPDLEAILVVPNNAHALFARPMVTSPDASIAIEVEATGHDALVFCDGRREMVVPAGGRLEVTRCGTPLKWVRLDSAPFTDRLVRKFRLPVTGWRGQ, from the coding sequence ATGAGTGCCGAACGCAACATCCTGCTGGTCGTGCACACCGGTCGCGACGAGGCCACCGACGTCGCGCGCCGCGTTCACAAAGTACTCGGCGACAACGGGATTCGATTGAGAGTGCTGTCTGCAGAGGCCGTGGACCGCGCACCGGAACACCTGTCGCCCGACGACGCGCAGGCCCTCGGATCCGGCATCGAGGTCGTCGACGCCGAAGAGGCGGTCGCCGAAGGCTGCGAACTGGTTCTCGTCCTCGGCGGCGACGGCAGTTTCCTGCGCGGGGCCGAACTGGCTCGCAACGTCGAAATCCCGGTTCTGGGTGTGAATCTGGGGCGCATCGGCTTTCTCGCCGAGGCTGAAGCCGAGAACATCGACTCCGTGCTCGACCACCTCATCAAGCGTGACTACCGCGTCGAGGAGCGGATGACGCTCGACGTCGTCGTGCGCGCCGAGGGCGAGATCATCGACCGCGGTTGGGCACTCAACGAAGCCAGCCTCGAGAAGGGGCCGCGCCTGGGCGTGCTCGGCGCCGTACTCGAAGTCGACGGACGTCCCGTGTCGGCGTTCGGCTGTGACGGTGTGCTCGTCGCGACGCCCACCGGATCGACGGCGTGGGCCTTCTCCGCGGGCGGGCCGATCGTGTGGCCCGATCTGGAGGCAATTCTGGTGGTGCCCAACAATGCTCACGCGTTGTTCGCCCGACCGATGGTCACCAGCCCCGACGCGTCCATCGCGATCGAGGTCGAGGCGACTGGCCACGACGCGTTGGTGTTCTGCGACGGCCGTCGAGAGATGGTGGTACCTGCGGGTGGCCGCCTGGAAGTGACCCGCTGTGGCACGCCGCTGAAATGGGTACGGCTGGACAGCGCGCCCTTCACCGACCGCCTGGTGCGCAAGTTCCGATTGCCTGTCACAGGGTGGCGCGGGCAGTAG
- a CDS encoding TlyA family RNA methyltransferase: protein MARRARVDAELVRRGLARSRQQAAELIGAGRVSIDGMPAAKPATAIAISAALTVDDSGERAWVSRGAHKLIGALDTFEIAVDGRRCLDAGASTGGFTEVLLDRGAREVVGVDVGYGQLAWSLRNDPRVIVMERTNVRELAADAIGGQVDLVVADLSFISLSTVLPALTSCAKADADIVPMVKPQFEVGKDRVGAGGVVADPQLRAEAVLTVAGRAAALQWHTVAVTASPLPGPSGNVEYFLRLRKRADDPLQGESLEQAVLQAVAQGPQ, encoded by the coding sequence GTGGCACGGCGGGCACGTGTTGACGCCGAGCTGGTGCGACGCGGCCTGGCCCGCTCCCGCCAGCAGGCAGCCGAGCTGATCGGCGCGGGGCGCGTCAGCATCGACGGCATGCCCGCCGCCAAGCCCGCCACCGCCATCGCGATCAGCGCCGCCCTCACGGTCGACGACTCCGGCGAACGCGCCTGGGTATCGCGCGGCGCCCACAAATTGATCGGCGCACTGGACACCTTCGAGATCGCCGTCGACGGCCGCCGGTGCCTGGACGCCGGCGCCTCCACCGGAGGGTTTACCGAAGTCTTGCTCGATCGCGGCGCCCGCGAGGTCGTCGGCGTCGACGTCGGCTACGGACAGCTGGCCTGGTCGCTGCGCAACGATCCACGCGTCATCGTCATGGAGCGCACCAACGTGCGCGAACTCGCCGCCGACGCCATCGGCGGCCAGGTCGACCTGGTGGTCGCCGACCTGTCGTTCATCTCGCTGTCCACAGTGCTCCCGGCACTGACGTCGTGCGCCAAAGCCGACGCCGATATCGTTCCCATGGTGAAGCCGCAATTCGAGGTCGGCAAGGATCGCGTGGGCGCCGGCGGCGTCGTCGCAGATCCCCAATTGCGTGCCGAAGCGGTGCTCACCGTCGCCGGCCGCGCCGCCGCACTGCAGTGGCACACCGTCGCCGTCACCGCCAGCCCGCTGCCCGGTCCGTCCGGCAACGTCGAATACTTCTTGCGACTGCGAAAGCGGGCCGACGATCCACTTCAGGGGGAGTCGCTCGAACAGGCGGTGCTCCAGGCCGTGGCCCAGGGCCCGCAATGA
- a CDS encoding HAD-IIA family hydrolase: MSALVQDHDCLLLDLDGTVFRGHEATEGAVETLSTVSSRTLYVTNNASRSPAEVAQHLQELGFAAKPDDVVTSAQSAANLLAAQLPPGSAVLIVGTDALSDEVRRAGLEPVRQFSDRPVGVVQGHSPQTGWSDLAEAALAIRNGALWVAANVDLTLPSERGLLPGNGSMVAALRAATNQEPQVAGKPQPTLMNDALARGTFSAPLVVGDRLDTDIAGAKAADLPSLMVLTGVSTAGDMIRAGASERPDYLAADLRSLYARADILRVEPHPAWRIDIDSSDVVVHATGQDRGDALSVVRATASAVWDANLDGRPFTISAGDDTARQALEPWSVLTPADQLA; this comes from the coding sequence GTGAGCGCCCTTGTGCAGGACCATGACTGCCTGCTGCTTGACCTTGACGGCACGGTTTTCCGCGGGCACGAAGCCACCGAAGGCGCGGTCGAGACACTCTCGACCGTCAGCTCGCGCACGCTTTACGTCACCAACAACGCATCCCGCAGCCCGGCCGAGGTGGCCCAGCACCTACAGGAACTGGGCTTCGCCGCAAAACCAGACGACGTCGTCACCAGTGCGCAGAGCGCGGCGAATCTGCTGGCGGCCCAATTGCCGCCCGGCTCAGCGGTTCTCATCGTCGGCACCGATGCGCTGTCCGACGAGGTGCGACGGGCCGGGCTCGAACCGGTGCGGCAGTTCTCCGACCGGCCGGTCGGCGTCGTCCAGGGTCATTCCCCGCAGACCGGCTGGTCCGACCTGGCCGAAGCGGCGTTGGCGATTCGCAACGGTGCACTCTGGGTCGCGGCGAATGTCGATCTGACATTGCCGTCTGAGCGAGGTCTGCTGCCCGGCAACGGCTCGATGGTCGCGGCCCTGCGGGCGGCGACCAACCAGGAGCCCCAGGTGGCGGGCAAGCCGCAGCCAACGCTGATGAACGACGCGTTGGCCCGCGGTACGTTCTCCGCGCCCCTGGTCGTGGGGGATCGCCTCGATACCGACATCGCCGGGGCCAAGGCGGCCGACCTGCCGAGTCTGATGGTCCTGACCGGTGTCAGCACGGCGGGGGACATGATCCGGGCGGGGGCCTCGGAGCGGCCCGACTACCTGGCGGCCGACCTGCGCTCGCTGTACGCCCGCGCCGACATCCTGCGCGTCGAACCGCATCCGGCGTGGCGCATCGACATCGACTCATCCGACGTGGTTGTCCATGCCACCGGGCAGGACCGCGGCGACGCGTTGTCTGTCGTCCGTGCGACTGCCAGCGCCGTCTGGGATGCGAACCTCGACGGCCGTCCCTTCACGATTTCGGCGGGGGACGACACCGCGCGACAGGCCCTGGAGCCATGGTCCGTGCTCACCCCCGCCGATCAGCTAGCGTGA
- a CDS encoding tetratricopeptide repeat protein codes for MAHDGNGDNRGRGPRPSPPRSSGPNRARRVQPRSQARETPRDDGPPIPADIEAKQLAPEIRGELTTLDKSTADTVARHLIAAGLLLDEDPETALAHARAARARSGRIAAVREAVGIAAYQCGDWAQALAELRAARRMGSKSALLPLIADCERGVGRPEKAIELARSPEAAELTGDDADEMRIVAAGARSDLGQHEQAIAILSAPQLDRTRTGQTAARLFYVYAETLLALGRNEEALQWFISAAAADIEGLTDAEDRITELS; via the coding sequence GTGGCTCACGACGGAAACGGCGACAACCGCGGGCGCGGCCCTCGGCCTTCGCCGCCGCGCTCATCGGGTCCCAACCGGGCCCGCCGCGTCCAACCGCGGTCCCAGGCGCGCGAGACGCCGCGAGACGACGGCCCGCCCATTCCCGCCGACATCGAAGCCAAACAGCTGGCACCCGAAATCCGCGGCGAACTAACCACTTTGGATAAGAGCACCGCCGATACGGTCGCGCGACATCTCATCGCCGCCGGCCTGCTGCTCGACGAGGATCCCGAAACCGCACTGGCGCACGCACGCGCGGCACGCGCCCGCTCCGGTCGCATCGCCGCGGTTCGCGAAGCCGTCGGAATCGCGGCCTACCAATGTGGCGACTGGGCCCAGGCGCTGGCTGAACTGCGCGCGGCCCGCCGTATGGGCAGCAAGTCGGCCCTGCTCCCGCTCATCGCCGACTGTGAGCGCGGTGTCGGACGTCCAGAGAAGGCCATCGAACTGGCCCGCAGCCCAGAAGCCGCGGAACTCACCGGTGACGACGCCGATGAGATGCGCATCGTCGCCGCCGGCGCCCGTTCGGACCTTGGTCAACATGAACAGGCGATCGCCATCCTGTCTGCGCCGCAGCTGGATCGGACGCGAACCGGTCAGACCGCCGCGCGGCTCTTCTACGTGTACGCCGAGACGCTGCTGGCGCTCGGTCGAAACGAGGAAGCGCTGCAATGGTTCATCAGCGCGGCGGCCGCGGACATCGAGGGACTGACCGACGCCGAGGACCGGATCACGGAGCTGAGCTGA